A stretch of Triticum aestivum cultivar Chinese Spring chromosome 1D, IWGSC CS RefSeq v2.1, whole genome shotgun sequence DNA encodes these proteins:
- the LOC123164291 gene encoding uncharacterized protein, translating to MEFLLQPINKTLLEEVNENNGTMEPVRFPVAAPAEIPAPAPAGSSADAQIYRPAASCGDKAQGSEHSIEQLDPKTPGWTQRVRVGAAAPGRPPCADRITALEKTIREFADHPRDIVMVPKIGTSFDTLGEAYDFYNLYSWEKGFGIRYGKSRLNVNRSKCMQEIVCGCAVRGKIDQTYINNI from the exons ATGGAATTCTTGCTGCAGCCAATAAACAA AACTCTGCTTGAGGAGGTCAATGAAAATAACGGGACAATGGAGCCCGTGCGGTTCCCTGTGGCCGCGCCGGCGGAGATTCCTGCTCCTGCTCCGGCCGGTTCAAGTGCGGACGCCCAGATCTATCGGCCGGCAGCATCCTGCGGGGATAAGGCTCAGGGGTCCGAGCACTCAATAGAGCAGTTGGACCCAAAGACACCAGGATGGACGCAAAG GGTGCGTGTAGGTGCTGCTGCTCCAGGAAGGCCTCCTTGTGCGGACAGGATCACGGCGCTGGAGAAAACCATTAGAGAGTTTGCGGATCATCCAAGAGACATAGTTATGGTGCCAAAGATTGGAACAAGTTTCGACACCCTCGGAGAAGCATACGACTTTTACAATTTATACTCATGGGAGAAAGGGTTTGGAATTCGCTACGGAAAGAGTAGGCTGAACGTGAACAGGAGCAAGTGTATGCAAGAGATCGTGTGTGGATGCGCGGTAAGAGGAAAGATAGACCAAACATATATTAACAATATTTAA